One region of Hydrogenobacter sp. genomic DNA includes:
- a CDS encoding DUF3501 family protein: protein MKKISFDEILNIYEYEKVREDKKREIIELKKNRRVFLGDLIHLVFENRETVWFQIQEMIRAERMVKDEDIMQEIEVYNELIPEENQLSVTMFVEIPDEEERKKLLPNLVGIHDHLYLHIGNKHTVRAVADERSKEDYEYGKAAVVHFLKFNLTKEQVDDLKTLPLKLEINHPNYKAMADIPENVKKELIRDLES, encoded by the coding sequence GTGAAGAAGATAAGCTTTGATGAGATACTCAACATTTACGAATATGAGAAGGTAAGAGAAGACAAGAAGAGAGAAATTATAGAGCTGAAAAAGAACAGAAGGGTTTTTTTGGGTGATCTCATCCATCTCGTTTTTGAAAACAGAGAAACGGTGTGGTTTCAAATACAGGAGATGATCAGGGCTGAGAGGATGGTCAAAGATGAAGACATAATGCAGGAGATAGAAGTTTATAACGAACTTATACCTGAAGAGAACCAGCTTTCGGTCACCATGTTTGTTGAGATACCAGATGAAGAGGAGAGAAAAAAGCTCTTGCCTAATCTGGTTGGTATACATGACCATCTGTACCTCCACATAGGTAACAAACACACAGTTAGAGCAGTGGCTGATGAGAGAAGTAAAGAAGATTACGAATATGGAAAAGCAGCGGTTGTACATTTTTTAAAGTTCAACCTAACAAAAGAGCAGGTGGATGATCTTAAAACATTACCTCTAAAACTGGAGATAAACCATCCCAATTATAAAGCTATGGCGGACATTCCGGAAAATGTAAAGAAAGAGCTTATAAGAGACTTAGAAAGCTGA
- a CDS encoding DUF302 domain-containing protein has translation MLINVESTKSVEDLRKGIEETAKAKNFGVMAVHEVTKTLESKGVPINYECLIIEICSPKHASIMLQKNPYVSTAMPCRIAIIDQGHKRIMSTIAPTTLLEMFNMPEAKNIAEEVERLMMEIMEEVK, from the coding sequence ATGCTTATAAATGTGGAAAGTACAAAGAGCGTGGAAGATCTCAGAAAAGGGATTGAAGAAACCGCCAAAGCTAAAAATTTCGGCGTGATGGCTGTTCATGAAGTTACAAAGACACTGGAAAGTAAGGGTGTCCCTATAAACTATGAATGTCTGATCATTGAAATTTGCTCACCTAAGCACGCAAGTATAATGCTTCAAAAGAATCCTTATGTTTCAACAGCCATGCCATGTAGGATAGCTATAATTGATCAAGGGCATAAAAGGATTATGAGTACCATCGCTCCCACCACTTTGCTTGAGATGTTTAACATGCCAGAGGCAAAGAACATTGCGGAGGAAGTGGAAAGGCTTATGATGGAAATAATGGAAGAGGTAAAGTGA
- the rpmI gene encoding 50S ribosomal protein L35, producing MAKVKMKSNRSAKKRFKITAKGKIKRWRAGGSHYNTKKAKDRKRRLRKPTLVGSGWEDKVRGLLKE from the coding sequence ATGGCTAAGGTAAAGATGAAAAGTAACAGATCAGCAAAGAAGAGGTTTAAAATAACCGCTAAGGGCAAGATAAAGAGATGGCGTGCAGGTGGTTCTCACTACAATACTAAGAAGGCAAAGGATAGAAAGAGAAGATTGAGAAAGCCCACCCTTGTAGGTAGCGGTTGGGAAGACAAAGTTAGAGGACTTTTAAAGGAATGA
- a CDS encoding PqqD family peptide modification chaperone, producing MTEYEKIPVLKKGVILKEVANRKLLLIPEGYIELDDVSWDILRRCDGVKKLGDILEELKNSYVGDPKSIEEDTIQLLMELKNDRLLDFIP from the coding sequence ATGACAGAGTACGAGAAAATACCTGTTCTTAAAAAAGGTGTAATTTTGAAGGAGGTTGCAAATAGGAAGCTCCTTCTTATACCTGAAGGATATATAGAACTGGATGATGTATCTTGGGATATACTTAGAAGATGTGATGGGGTTAAAAAGTTAGGCGATATTCTTGAAGAGCTAAAAAATTCTTACGTAGGCGATCCTAAGAGTATTGAGGAAGATACTATACAGCTCCTTATGGAGCTTAAGAACGATCGTCTTCTGGACTTTATTCCTTGA
- a CDS encoding MFS transporter → MHRAVTLFFISLSLYQTSNWLQNTALNFYVYSKAESTLKVGVVQFLQYAPLIFLPFLGGTLIDRLDKYRMLIFTQFTLMILSLVLYLITKDDTESVLFNILCVVIPMGIMKMLDIPLRQTIMAHLVNDKDKLKNAISFYSTIVNFSRFLGPFLFGAVVTFSSVELGFLLSAILLIVNVFLLSFLKKYVLRSNTPSTYSALYTAIFLIQNGDLRNIFALALIVGLFGWFFYVLLPEYTYKILNLPPHTYGYLTSLAGVGSVLGSLSLLVLKDLKIYTLIRLGILLYAFGISLWFASTHFYPLLGLATFLNGFGLSMFYTCANAQVQVSSPMQMKGKILSLYTSIFIGSQPLSFMLGALLDKYLNVWVALLCVLLVFIILALFIKE, encoded by the coding sequence ATGCATAGGGCTGTTACGCTTTTTTTTATAAGCCTATCCTTATATCAAACGAGTAACTGGTTACAGAATACAGCCCTCAACTTTTACGTATACTCAAAAGCTGAATCCACTCTGAAGGTAGGCGTGGTACAGTTTTTACAATACGCACCCCTTATATTCTTACCCTTTTTGGGTGGCACACTCATAGACAGGCTTGATAAATACAGGATGCTCATATTCACACAATTTACGTTGATGATTTTATCTCTTGTTCTTTACCTTATCACGAAAGATGATACAGAAAGTGTACTGTTCAATATACTTTGCGTGGTAATACCTATGGGAATAATGAAGATGCTTGATATCCCGCTGAGGCAAACCATTATGGCGCACCTTGTAAACGATAAGGATAAGCTTAAGAATGCCATATCCTTTTACTCAACTATAGTTAATTTCTCAAGATTTCTTGGTCCTTTTCTGTTTGGTGCAGTGGTAACCTTTTCCAGTGTAGAATTAGGTTTTTTACTGTCAGCAATACTTTTAATTGTGAACGTATTCCTTCTGAGTTTTTTAAAAAAATACGTGCTTAGAAGTAATACTCCCTCCACATACAGCGCTCTCTACACAGCAATTTTCCTTATACAAAACGGGGATCTGAGGAACATTTTTGCACTCGCACTGATAGTAGGTTTATTTGGATGGTTTTTTTACGTACTGCTACCTGAGTACACATATAAAATTTTGAATCTACCACCACACACTTATGGTTACTTAACTTCTCTGGCAGGTGTTGGCTCCGTACTCGGTTCTTTATCACTACTGGTTCTGAAAGATCTGAAAATTTATACCCTCATAAGATTGGGGATACTTTTATACGCTTTTGGAATTTCTCTATGGTTTGCATCCACTCACTTTTACCCTTTACTTGGTTTAGCCACTTTCCTAAATGGTTTTGGCTTGTCCATGTTTTACACATGTGCAAATGCTCAGGTACAAGTATCTTCTCCAATGCAGATGAAAGGAAAGATATTGAGTCTTTACACATCTATCTTCATAGGTTCTCAACCTTTAAGTTTTATGCTTGGAGCGTTGCTGGATAAGTACCTTAATGTGTGGGTAGCACTCCTTTGTGTACTTCTCGTATTTATAATTCTCGCGCTTTTTATCAAGGAATAA
- a CDS encoding MBL fold metallo-hydrolase has product MRILFLGTAGGGGLPQWNCNCPYCNKARRESIPRREESCIAISVDSDSWILVDAPPVIGSLIAKYGVFSPSNVRGTSLRSLILTHTDINHMLGMFTFRGPTTHMDAYLTLYSTKTTQTLINDYFKANSIIKVKWYTLELNVWNRLKDMQGKELGLEVFPLSVPGKPPTYHWQEEEGTTVALLIKSNEGKSVLYAPVVRIITEELKRFMDKSDCVIFDGTFWEEEELLKYDPKGKRAKEIGHITVVDSLDILKECKARYKIYTHINNTNPLNDPASREYMRVLSSGVIVAYDGMELFI; this is encoded by the coding sequence ATGAGGATTTTGTTCTTAGGCACTGCAGGTGGTGGCGGACTTCCCCAATGGAACTGCAATTGCCCATACTGTAATAAAGCAAGAAGGGAAAGTATTCCAAGAAGGGAAGAATCTTGTATAGCCATATCAGTAGATAGTGATAGTTGGATACTCGTAGATGCACCCCCTGTTATAGGTTCACTGATCGCAAAGTACGGCGTGTTTAGTCCGAGTAATGTGAGAGGGACTTCCCTGAGATCCCTCATACTTACCCATACGGATATAAATCACATGCTGGGTATGTTCACTTTCAGAGGACCTACCACCCATATGGATGCTTATCTTACACTTTATTCAACGAAAACCACGCAGACACTTATAAATGACTACTTCAAAGCAAACAGCATAATAAAGGTAAAATGGTACACTTTGGAACTGAACGTTTGGAATCGTTTAAAGGATATGCAAGGGAAAGAATTAGGTTTAGAAGTGTTTCCCCTTTCCGTACCGGGCAAGCCTCCTACATACCACTGGCAAGAAGAAGAAGGTACAACGGTGGCACTTCTCATAAAGTCTAATGAAGGGAAAAGCGTGCTTTACGCTCCGGTTGTGAGAATCATAACTGAAGAACTTAAAAGGTTTATGGATAAAAGCGATTGTGTTATATTTGACGGAACTTTTTGGGAGGAAGAAGAACTCCTAAAATACGATCCCAAAGGGAAAAGAGCCAAAGAGATAGGGCATATAACGGTAGTGGATAGTCTTGATATCTTGAAAGAATGCAAAGCGAGATACAAGATATACACGCATATAAACAATACGAATCCACTCAACGATCCTGCCTCTCGAGAGTACATGCGAGTTTTGAGTTCAGGTGTAATTGTAGCTTACGACGGTATGGAGCTTTTCATCTAA